Proteins encoded in a region of the Paenibacillus sp. E222 genome:
- the opp1B gene encoding nickel/cobalt ABC transporter permease, with protein sequence MGSYIVKRIFLAIPLLFVISLITFVLINLSPLDPAVVVLQAQEVPQITDELIAQTNEALGFDKPFVIQYVNWLMACMQLDFGSSYVSGEPVLSLIGPAFLNTLKLTLVSSVFIIGFSILLGVICAMREGKAVDKSVRGLSFVLTAMPSYWLAAIMISTFSVKLDLLPTSGMDSLKSYILPVIVITVSYTGIYFRTVRSSMLSNMNEDYVLYGRASGLTERKVTLHILRNSLQVAVSIFCMAIPIVLGSTVVIENVFAWPGLGRLSVRSILNRDFPIIQAYVLILAVTFVLFNTISDVINAAMNPRLRKDL encoded by the coding sequence CAAACGGATATTTCTCGCCATACCCTTGCTGTTCGTCATTTCATTGATAACGTTTGTACTCATTAATCTTTCGCCCCTGGACCCCGCCGTAGTTGTATTACAGGCACAGGAGGTTCCTCAGATCACGGATGAATTAATCGCCCAAACGAATGAAGCATTGGGGTTCGATAAACCGTTCGTTATTCAGTATGTGAATTGGTTGATGGCCTGTATGCAGTTGGATTTTGGCAGCTCGTATGTATCCGGTGAACCGGTGTTGTCCCTGATTGGTCCTGCATTCCTGAACACATTAAAATTAACGCTGGTATCATCGGTGTTCATTATTGGATTCTCCATTCTGCTGGGTGTGATCTGTGCCATGAGAGAAGGGAAAGCCGTTGATAAATCGGTGAGAGGCCTCTCGTTTGTCCTGACCGCCATGCCATCTTACTGGCTCGCAGCCATCATGATCTCGACTTTTTCCGTCAAGCTGGACTTGTTGCCTACGAGCGGAATGGATTCGTTGAAAAGCTACATTTTGCCGGTGATTGTAATCACGGTGAGTTATACAGGCATTTATTTTAGGACAGTCCGGAGTTCCATGTTAAGCAACATGAATGAGGATTACGTGCTCTATGGAAGGGCAAGCGGCTTAACTGAGCGGAAGGTGACCCTGCATATTTTGCGAAATTCGCTGCAAGTGGCGGTATCCATATTTTGCATGGCGATCCCCATCGTGCTCGGCAGTACCGTTGTGATTGAAAATGTGTTCGCCTGGCCGGGACTTGGGAGGTTGAGCGTACGGTCCATCCTCAATCGGGATTTCCCGATTATTCAGGCGTATGTTCTTATTTTGGCCGTAACCTTTGTGCTGTTTAATACGATTTCTGACGTGATCAATGCGGCGATGAATCCCCGATTAAGAAAGGATCTCTAA
- the opp1C gene encoding nickel/cobalt ABC transporter permease, producing the protein MRLLRNLSKDKLAMTSLAVIVIIIAVGVFAPLCAPHDPEEVNMKLRYASSSWSYWLGNDHLGRCVLSRLIYGIRPSVLWVLVALMISVLVGAVVGFIAGYFKGKTDAWIMRLCDVMLSFPGYVMTLAVVGILGAGLEHILIAFVVMKWAWFARVIRTSVMQFSEMEYVKFAKASGIGSFRIITKHIVPVTFADIAVIASGSMCSMMLQISGLSFLGLGIQAPHAEWGMMLNETREVMFSRPELMLAPGLAIVIVVSAFNFLSDALQVALDPKLMTSQGKLRKKEVGKAVYEYRRG; encoded by the coding sequence ATGCGATTATTAAGAAATTTGAGTAAAGACAAGCTTGCGATGACATCGCTCGCTGTTATTGTGATCATTATTGCTGTGGGCGTATTTGCCCCGTTGTGTGCACCCCATGACCCGGAGGAAGTGAATATGAAGCTTCGATATGCTTCCTCCTCCTGGAGTTATTGGCTAGGAAATGATCACTTGGGCAGATGTGTGTTATCCAGACTCATTTATGGTATTCGTCCCAGTGTGCTATGGGTTTTGGTTGCCCTGATGATATCTGTTCTGGTCGGAGCTGTTGTCGGATTTATCGCGGGGTACTTCAAGGGGAAGACAGATGCCTGGATCATGAGACTTTGTGATGTCATGCTGTCTTTCCCGGGATACGTCATGACACTGGCGGTGGTCGGTATTTTGGGTGCGGGACTTGAACATATTCTGATCGCGTTTGTAGTCATGAAATGGGCGTGGTTTGCCCGCGTTATTCGCACATCCGTGATGCAGTTCTCCGAGATGGAGTATGTGAAATTCGCCAAAGCCTCTGGCATTGGCAGCTTCAGAATTATAACCAAGCATATCGTTCCGGTAACATTTGCCGATATTGCGGTGATTGCCAGTGGTTCCATGTGTTCGATGATGCTGCAGATCTCGGGACTTTCTTTTCTGGGTTTGGGAATTCAGGCCCCTCATGCCGAATGGGGGATGATGTTGAATGAGACAAGGGAAGTCATGTTCTCCAGACCGGAGTTAATGCTGGCACCTGGACTAGCCATTGTGATTGTGGTGTCGGCCTTTAATTTTTTATCGGATGCACTTCAGGTCGCGTTGGACCCCAAATTAATGACTTCCCAAGGTAAGCTTCGTAAAAAAGAGGTGGGAAAAGCCGTTTATGAATATCGTAGAGGTTAA
- a CDS encoding ABC transporter ATP-binding protein, whose protein sequence is MNIVEVKHLKIWDAHTDKVIIHNSSFQVKQGSCLAIVGESGSGKSVTCRSIMRLNKPWIRQSGTILFKDEDMGRLSEQEMRRRRGKNLCMILQNGMSAFDPSCVIGVHIRETLQTHFDWSNKESERKIMSAMESVMLKNPQEILNQYPHQLSGGMLQRIMIALALVLEPDLIIADEPTTALDTISQYEVVEQLIRLRERMGCSMLFISHDLGVVQKIADEVMVMKDGAIVESGHIRSVFTKPKHDYTQYLVSTRLELSNHFRKLMQGGDTDAQGGWDRKVL, encoded by the coding sequence ATGAATATCGTAGAGGTTAAACATTTGAAGATCTGGGACGCCCATACGGACAAGGTCATTATTCATAACAGTTCATTTCAGGTCAAACAAGGAAGCTGTCTGGCGATTGTCGGAGAAAGCGGAAGTGGCAAGTCCGTCACATGCAGGTCCATTATGCGTTTGAATAAACCCTGGATTCGCCAATCCGGAACGATTCTCTTCAAAGACGAGGACATGGGCCGGCTTTCTGAACAAGAGATGAGACGAAGAAGAGGCAAAAACCTGTGTATGATTCTGCAAAATGGCATGAGTGCGTTTGACCCTTCTTGTGTAATCGGTGTCCATATCCGGGAGACGCTACAGACGCATTTTGACTGGAGCAACAAAGAAAGCGAACGGAAGATCATGAGCGCCATGGAAAGTGTCATGTTAAAGAATCCGCAGGAAATCCTGAATCAATATCCACATCAGCTATCCGGGGGCATGTTGCAGCGCATTATGATTGCATTGGCACTTGTGCTGGAGCCGGATCTGATCATTGCGGATGAACCGACAACGGCGCTGGATACGATCTCTCAATATGAAGTGGTTGAACAATTGATTCGACTGCGCGAGCGAATGGGTTGTTCCATGCTGTTTATATCCCATGACCTCGGTGTGGTCCAGAAGATTGCAGATGAAGTGATGGTCATGAAAGACGGTGCCATTGTGGAAAGTGGGCATATTCGTTCTGTTTTTACGAAGCCGAAGCATGACTATACGCAATATTTGGTTTCCACCCGGCTGGAGCTGAGCAATCATTTCAGGAAACTGATGCAGGGAGGGGATACAGATGCTCAAGGTGGATGGGATCGAAAAGTCCTATAA
- a CDS encoding ABC transporter ATP-binding protein: MLKVDGIEKSYKQGGLFSKQRQKILKKVSFECQHGECLGIIGESGSGKSTLGRLILGIEKPDRGRILFEGKNVNDRRVRRGSISAVFQNYTSSINPFLTVEEAIMEPLKAQKKVEPGMQIKVDTLLHQVGLDSSYRLKYPHELSGGEAQRVCIARAISTEPRCIVFDEAISSLDVSVQIQVLRLLKELKQFYQMSYVFITHDIQAAAYICDRVIIFRDGQIEEMVPIEQLKHVQSDYARRLLTYLITFQGEDQG, translated from the coding sequence ATGCTCAAGGTGGATGGGATCGAAAAGTCCTATAAACAAGGCGGATTATTCTCCAAACAAAGACAGAAGATATTGAAAAAAGTTTCATTTGAATGCCAGCATGGCGAATGTCTCGGCATCATCGGCGAAAGTGGGAGCGGCAAGTCCACGTTGGGGCGTCTGATCCTGGGCATCGAGAAGCCGGATCGCGGGCGTATTTTATTTGAGGGGAAAAACGTGAATGATCGCCGCGTGAGAAGGGGCAGCATCAGTGCCGTATTTCAAAATTATACGTCCTCCATTAATCCGTTTCTTACGGTGGAGGAAGCCATCATGGAGCCTTTGAAAGCTCAAAAAAAAGTGGAGCCGGGTATGCAAATCAAGGTGGATACGCTGCTGCATCAAGTGGGATTAGACTCGTCCTACAGGCTCAAATATCCGCATGAACTATCCGGTGGAGAGGCTCAGAGAGTATGTATTGCGAGAGCCATATCGACTGAACCCCGATGCATTGTATTCGATGAAGCCATCAGTTCTCTGGACGTGTCTGTGCAGATTCAGGTGCTGCGATTGTTAAAAGAATTAAAGCAATTTTATCAGATGAGCTATGTGTTCATTACGCATGATATTCAGGCAGCAGCTTATATTTGCGATAGAGTTATTATTTTCAGGGACGGTCAGATTGAGGAAATGGTGCCTATTGAGCAGCTGAAGCATGTTCAGTCCGATTATGCGAGGAGATTATTAACCTATTTAATTACGTTTCAGGGGGAGGATCAGGGATGA